A stretch of the Saprospiraceae bacterium genome encodes the following:
- a CDS encoding esterase-like activity of phytase family protein, protein MKINLTKVLTNLILLTLIHLQGYSQFTMLQDFQNINSNAIGTFQGVNFREAGFSGLFPIPETNNKEFWVCSDRGVNIDCANANPNGCKPTYDKMYCFPNYAPKIHRIRIHNNEIQILQTITVKRPNGTPASGIINPTGLGSTAAELASTDTVQDCANFLIKTTAKDTFGIDPEGIVVDKDGNFWLCEEGGATIWKLNSNGVLIKRYTPYANLDGVQSVDVQIDTVFKYRKNNRGFEGISITPNGKIYAIIQSGILFPTQAVGEASRVHRILEIDPASNTQRMFAYLNDGVIGSSGNSIRLRDWKIGDMAAINDSMFLVLEAALRGTTDIKRIYLININQATPVNSGLYGGLSLEGLVDSTGLASYGIKAVKKTLFMDLLANGWPAILDKAEGLAILNDSTIAVCNDNDFGQTCPLADGIPIATSNLSHIITYGLAGSNKIHNYNKPPQLILSQGQTGVSSSQTPYLIPTASKVSFTSIITAGDTVSNGYKMTGIPDGTGAFDNGNGTFTLLVNHEIPANASTIRSHGANGAFISKWTINKNDLSIVSGNDLINIVNLWTGNRYTAYNPSDTSARKSFSRFCSADLPEISAFFNNSTGLGTQERIFMNGEESGNEGRAFGHIVTGLNSGTTYELPYLGKFSWENSIACPFAQDKTIVAGLDDSTPGQVYFYIGTKTNTGTEIERAGLSNGKLYGIAVTGLTAETSAGIPPANTSFSLVDLGIVKDSTGAALNNKSNNLGVTTFLRPEDGVWDPKNQNEFYFVTTNGFSSPSRLWKLHFYDISNPEAGGSITALLDGTEGQKMLDNLTIDNYGHLILQEDVGNNAHNGKIWQYTLATDQLKQIAQHDSIRFTNGGANFLTQDEESSGIIDVQNILGPGRFLLVDQAHYSIGSSIYEGGQILSMFNPDTYKASLGAGPSSTNTPYLLPSSPGVNFNAILTAGDLVGNGYSMTGIPDGTGVFDNEDETFTLLVNHEIPSGNGAKRAHGANGAFISKWIINKNNLAVTSGSDLVKIVNLWNGTGYTTYNPIDSNSRKSFSRFCSADLPAISAFFNEATGLGVTERIYMNGEETGNEGRAFAHIVTGANEGTSYELPSLGKFSWENSIACPFAQDKTIVVGLDDSTPGQVYIYEGTKTNSGSEVDKAGLTNGKLYGISVSGLLTEISASIPNANTKFNLIDLGNVRDSSGTALNNKSNNLGVTNFLRPEDGVWDPSNPNVFYFVTTNAFNSPSRLWKLEFSNINNPALGGFITAILDGTEGQKMLDNITIDNSGHIFLQEDVGNNVHIGKIWQYTIATDELKEIGHHDPERFIQGKENYLTQDEESSGIIDAQSILGPGKFLLVDQAHYSISGAVYEGGQLLAMFNPDTYNSNPEINVSGNGLDIIDGDINPLSYNNTLFGVTTIGNFIDKSFEIQNTGLGILNINKIQFIGLNASEFTLVSPTAFPMTIPVGGSQSITVRFTPTSGGTHTSIINILNNDIDEGNYNFGLQGDVLTGVNGNDATISMVNLYPNPTNDKTTLSIIATKSEKVSISLVNEQGKIVLGSVLKKLIPGKNEIEIATDTLIPGVYFIHITLGSNSTKLKLNVIH, encoded by the coding sequence ATGAAAATAAATCTAACAAAAGTTTTAACAAATCTCATTCTACTCACATTGATTCATCTGCAAGGATATTCTCAATTTACAATGTTGCAGGATTTTCAAAATATTAATTCCAATGCAATTGGAACCTTTCAAGGGGTTAATTTCCGTGAAGCTGGATTTTCAGGTTTATTTCCTATACCTGAAACAAACAATAAAGAATTTTGGGTTTGTTCTGATAGGGGTGTAAATATCGATTGCGCAAATGCAAATCCAAACGGATGCAAACCTACTTATGATAAGATGTATTGTTTTCCAAACTATGCCCCGAAAATTCATCGGATTAGAATTCACAATAATGAAATACAAATTTTGCAAACCATTACAGTAAAACGTCCGAATGGCACTCCGGCTAGTGGAATCATAAATCCTACTGGATTGGGAAGCACTGCTGCAGAGCTTGCATCGACAGATACGGTTCAGGATTGCGCGAATTTTTTAATAAAAACCACTGCGAAAGATACTTTTGGTATTGACCCTGAAGGAATAGTTGTGGACAAGGATGGAAATTTCTGGTTGTGTGAAGAAGGTGGTGCAACCATTTGGAAACTTAATTCAAATGGGGTTCTAATAAAAAGATATACTCCATATGCAAACCTTGATGGTGTTCAATCGGTCGATGTACAAATTGATACTGTTTTTAAATATCGCAAAAACAACAGAGGTTTTGAAGGTATATCCATAACCCCCAACGGTAAAATATATGCTATTATTCAAAGTGGAATCCTTTTTCCAACACAAGCAGTAGGTGAAGCTTCCAGAGTTCATCGCATACTTGAAATTGATCCAGCTTCAAATACGCAACGAATGTTTGCCTATTTAAATGATGGTGTAATTGGATCAAGCGGTAATTCGATTCGTTTAAGAGATTGGAAAATTGGAGATATGGCAGCTATCAATGACAGTATGTTTTTAGTATTGGAGGCTGCATTACGAGGTACCACAGATATTAAAAGAATTTACTTAATTAATATAAATCAGGCAACACCTGTAAATTCTGGGTTATATGGAGGATTAAGCTTAGAAGGACTTGTTGATTCCACAGGATTAGCATCTTACGGAATTAAAGCAGTTAAGAAAACCTTGTTCATGGATTTGCTTGCCAATGGATGGCCTGCAATTCTAGATAAAGCAGAAGGTCTTGCAATACTAAATGATAGTACCATTGCCGTTTGCAATGACAATGATTTTGGTCAAACCTGTCCACTTGCTGATGGAATTCCTATTGCAACTTCAAATCTAAGTCATATAATTACATACGGTTTGGCTGGTTCCAATAAAATTCATAATTACAACAAACCACCCCAATTAATTCTATCTCAAGGGCAAACCGGCGTAAGCTCATCTCAAACACCCTATTTAATTCCAACGGCTTCTAAAGTTTCATTTACCTCCATCATTACAGCTGGAGATACCGTTTCAAATGGCTACAAAATGACTGGAATTCCAGATGGGACCGGTGCCTTTGATAATGGCAATGGCACCTTTACGCTATTAGTTAATCATGAAATTCCTGCAAATGCAAGCACCATTCGTTCGCACGGGGCAAATGGAGCATTTATATCTAAATGGACCATAAATAAAAATGATCTATCGATTGTTAGTGGAAATGATTTAATCAACATAGTAAATTTATGGACAGGAAATAGATATACTGCCTACAATCCATCTGACACCAGTGCTAGAAAATCATTCAGCAGATTTTGTTCTGCAGATCTCCCTGAAATTTCTGCTTTTTTCAATAATTCAACTGGATTAGGCACACAAGAAAGAATTTTTATGAATGGAGAAGAATCAGGAAACGAAGGCCGTGCATTTGGTCATATAGTAACTGGTTTAAATTCAGGAACTACTTATGAACTCCCATATCTTGGAAAATTTTCATGGGAAAATTCGATTGCTTGTCCTTTTGCTCAAGACAAAACTATTGTTGCAGGATTAGATGATTCAACTCCAGGACAGGTATATTTTTATATTGGTACTAAAACAAATACCGGAACTGAAATCGAACGTGCTGGTTTATCCAATGGAAAATTATACGGTATTGCTGTAACAGGATTAACAGCAGAAACAAGTGCGGGAATTCCTCCTGCCAATACTTCATTTTCCTTGGTTGATTTGGGCATTGTTAAAGATTCAACTGGTGCAGCATTAAATAATAAAAGTAACAATTTAGGAGTCACAACCTTTTTAAGACCTGAAGATGGAGTTTGGGATCCTAAAAATCAAAATGAATTTTACTTTGTCACTACCAACGGTTTTAGCTCACCAAGCCGCTTGTGGAAATTGCATTTTTATGATATTTCAAATCCAGAAGCAGGAGGAAGTATAACTGCGTTATTGGATGGGACAGAAGGGCAGAAAATGTTGGACAATCTAACTATTGATAATTATGGTCACCTAATTTTACAGGAAGATGTTGGAAACAATGCACATAATGGAAAAATTTGGCAATATACGCTTGCAACTGACCAGTTAAAACAAATTGCACAACACGATTCTATCCGTTTTACCAACGGAGGGGCAAATTTTCTAACACAAGATGAAGAATCATCTGGAATCATAGATGTACAAAATATTCTTGGACCCGGAAGATTTTTACTGGTTGACCAAGCTCATTATTCTATTGGTAGTAGTATATATGAAGGAGGCCAGATATTATCTATGTTCAATCCAGATACTTACAAAGCATCTCTAGGTGCCGGTCCGAGCAGCACAAACACACCTTATTTGCTTCCATCAAGTCCTGGAGTAAATTTCAATGCAATTCTAACAGCAGGTGATTTAGTTGGCAATGGGTACAGCATGACTGGTATTCCTGATGGTACAGGAGTTTTTGATAATGAAGATGAAACTTTTACATTATTAGTAAATCATGAAATACCTAGTGGAAATGGAGCTAAACGGGCGCATGGTGCAAATGGTGCCTTCATTTCAAAATGGATTATTAATAAAAATAATCTTGCAGTGACAAGCGGCAGTGATTTAGTAAAAATCGTAAACTTATGGAATGGTACAGGATATACAACTTACAATCCAATTGATTCAAATTCAAGAAAATCATTTAGCAGATTTTGCTCAGCAGATTTACCAGCAATTTCAGCATTTTTTAATGAAGCCACCGGATTGGGTGTAACCGAACGTATCTACATGAACGGGGAAGAAACAGGAAATGAAGGACGTGCATTTGCGCACATTGTAACTGGAGCAAATGAAGGCACAAGCTATGAATTGCCCTCACTCGGTAAATTTTCATGGGAAAATTCGATTGCTTGCCCTTTTGCTCAAGACAAAACAATTGTTGTCGGGTTAGATGATTCAACTCCTGGACAGGTTTATATTTATGAAGGTACTAAAACAAATTCAGGAAGTGAAGTTGACAAAGCAGGCTTAACAAATGGTAAATTATATGGAATAAGTGTTTCAGGATTACTGACTGAAATCAGTGCAAGTATTCCGAATGCAAATACAAAATTTAATTTGATTGATCTGGGAAATGTTCGTGATTCTTCAGGAACCGCCTTAAATAATAAGAGCAATAATCTCGGAGTAACCAATTTTTTAAGACCTGAAGATGGGGTTTGGGATCCTTCAAACCCTAATGTATTTTATTTTGTCACAACAAATGCATTTAACAGTCCAAGCAGGTTGTGGAAATTAGAGTTTTCAAATATTAATAATCCAGCTCTAGGCGGTTTCATTACTGCCATCTTAGACGGGACCGAAGGACAAAAAATGCTTGATAATATAACAATTGACAATTCCGGACATATCTTTCTTCAAGAAGATGTTGGTAACAATGTACATATCGGAAAAATTTGGCAATACACGATTGCCACCGATGAATTAAAAGAAATTGGACACCATGATCCTGAAAGATTTATTCAAGGCAAAGAAAATTACTTGACACAAGACGAAGAATCTTCAGGAATTATTGATGCTCAAAGCATTTTAGGTCCTGGGAAATTTTTATTAGTAGATCAGGCCCATTATTCTATTTCAGGAGCTGTTTATGAAGGCGGACAACTCCTTGCTATGTTTAATCCTGATACGTATAATTCAAATCCAGAAATAAATGTGTCAGGCAATGGTTTAGATATTATTGATGGAGATATTAATCCACTTTCTTATAACAATACTTTATTTGGAGTTACTACTATTGGAAACTTTATAGATAAAAGTTTTGAAATACAAAACACAGGATTAGGAATTTTAAATATCAATAAGATACAATTCATTGGTTTAAATGCTTCAGAATTTACTTTGGTTTCCCCAACTGCATTTCCAATGACAATACCAGTTGGTGGGTCTCAAAGTATTACAGTAAGATTTACTCCAACCTCAGGCGGAACCCATACTTCAATCATCAATATATTGAACAATGATATTGATGAAGGAAATTACAATTTTGGCTTACAGGGAGACGTACTAACTGGAGTTAATGGCAATGATGCAACCATTTCAATGGTAAACTTATATCCAAATCCTACAAATGACAAAACAACACTTTCGATAATTGCAACTAAATCTGAAAAAGTTTCAATATCACTTGTAAACGAACAAGGTAAAATAGTGCTTGGTTCTGTCTTGAAAAAGCTTATACCGGGTAAAAATGAAATTGAAATAGCAACTGATACTTTAATTCCAGGTGTTTATTTCATTCATATTACATTAGGAAGCAATTCGACTAAACTTAAATTAAATGTAATCCATTAA
- a CDS encoding AraC family transcriptional regulator, which produces MSLKSDNPQLPVIALHKQLNEGLIKNAWSYHKIFLSRSKLKNSRQKQFVYFISPYCEIPPELIKQMGWILVFDQNYLQQHTEHKEVIFNFPFVMGDYSAVKIKLIQSNYLLFKSIFQFIQTEIKDVQKHADKLIVSGINILFLKASRMAPSRNIEFVNHHYTSLLITSRFRSLLFQSGIPMQRVHEYASALNLTPNYLNLVLKSVTGKNASEHIAEVIIVQTKYYLIHTKLSLKEVSDKMGFSSATYFTRFFKKQTGFKPLEWFNLQIRK; this is translated from the coding sequence ATGTCTTTAAAATCTGATAATCCTCAATTACCTGTCATTGCATTGCACAAGCAACTCAATGAAGGATTGATTAAAAATGCCTGGTCATATCATAAGATTTTTTTAAGCCGGTCTAAATTAAAAAATAGCAGGCAAAAGCAATTTGTTTATTTTATTTCACCTTATTGTGAAATACCTCCAGAACTTATTAAACAGATGGGTTGGATCCTGGTCTTCGATCAAAATTATTTACAACAACATACCGAACATAAAGAAGTAATTTTTAATTTTCCATTTGTAATGGGAGATTATTCAGCTGTGAAAATAAAATTGATTCAAAGCAATTATCTTTTATTTAAATCTATTTTCCAGTTCATTCAAACAGAGATAAAGGATGTGCAAAAGCATGCTGACAAATTAATAGTTTCAGGAATTAATATTTTATTTTTAAAAGCATCCCGAATGGCACCCTCTAGGAATATTGAATTTGTAAACCATCACTACACTTCTTTATTAATCACAAGTAGATTTCGGTCCTTATTATTTCAATCTGGTATTCCGATGCAACGGGTTCACGAATATGCAAGCGCTTTGAATCTGACCCCCAATTATCTAAACCTGGTATTAAAATCGGTAACAGGAAAGAATGCTTCTGAACACATTGCAGAAGTTATTATTGTCCAAACAAAATATTACCTGATTCACACTAAATTATCCTTGAAAGAAGTATCCGACAAAATGGGATTTTCAAGTGCAACGTATTTTACGCGCTTCTTTAAAAAGCAAACAGGATTCAAGCCGCTTGAATGGTTTAATTTGCAAATTAGAAAATAG